From the genome of Streptomyces sp. NBC_00523:
TCTCCTCGCCGGTGACGAGGGACGTCACGGTGGCGCGCACCGTGTCCGGGGTCGCCTCGGCCGCGGTGAGCCGGGACACGTTGAGGAAGCGCAGCCGCTCGGTGCCGAGCACCCTCTCCTGGTACATCTGCCGGTACAGGTCGTCGATCAGATCGATGTCGACCACGGAGTAGTTGGTGTTGCCGTGGTAGTCCATCAGCCGGCGCTTGATGTTCTCGGGCGCCGCGTAGAACTCGTCCACCGCGTCCGGGTCGAAGATCTTGTTGGCGAAGCTGCTGTCGTCGGCCGGGCTGTAGCCGTAGCGCGAGAAGACCGCGCATATCTCGGCCTCGGGGAAGCGGCGGTGCAGATACGCGACGTTCTCGGCGGCGCTCTGCCCGGCGCCCACGACGACGAAGCGGGAGGGCGAGGTGCCGTCCAGCTCGCCGACCCGGGTCAGCAGTTCGGAGTTGTGCCAGACGCGGTCGCCGCGCTCGATGCCCTCGGGCACCAGCGGGCGCAGTCCGGTGCCGATGACGAGGTTGCGGGCGCGGTGGACCGTCAGCCCCTCCCCCGACCGGACGGTGACGTCCAGGTACTCCACGACGCCGTCCTCGACCACCTGGGTCACCCCGACGACCTCGTGGTCGTAGGAGACGAGGTCGTCCACCTGGGCGGCGGCCCACTCGAAGTAGTCGTGGAACTCGACGCGCAGCGGGAAGAGGTTCTTGTGGTTGATGAAGTCGATCAGGCGTCCCTTGCTCTTGAGGTAGCAGAGGAAGCTGAACTCACTGGACGGGTTGCGGAGTGTCACCAGGTCCTTGAGGAACGAGACCTGCATGGTGGCGTCGTCGATGAGCATTCCCCGGTGCCAGCCGAAGGCCGGTTGCTGCTCGAAGAACTGGGCGGTCACCGCTTCCCGCGTTCCGGAGCGCGCGTTGTGCTCGCTGATCGCGATCGCCATGGCCACATTGGACGGGCCGAAGCCGATACCAATGAGGTCGTGGACCGGTGCTGCGTCGCCAGGACGAGCCTGTGACATGTCACTCCCATCGTGCGGGGAAGCCGCCTGTCGGATGTGGGGAAACGGGCGTAGGACGGGCACGCCGGAACAGCGGCCCGATGAACTTAGGTGAGCCTAAGCTAATCCGTCAACACTTGTCGATGGGTGCGATTCGGACACCCCAGACATGAGACCGCCCCAACTGGGGCACCCCACGCCTCCGTTGCAAGATAAGGTAAGCCTTGCTTTACTTACCTGTCCTTGTTTCTGCGTCGAGGAGGAACCCCATGCGGGTCGTCATGTTCGGTTACCAGACCTGGGGCCACCGCACCCTGCAAGCCCTCCTGGACTCCGAGCACGACGTGGTGCTGGTCGTCACCCACCCCAGGAGCGAGCACGCCTACGAGAAGATCTGGAGCGACTCCGTCGCGGATCTCGCCGAGGAGCACGGCGTCCCGGTCCTGATCCGCAACCGCCCGGACGACGACGAGCTGTACGAGGCCCTGAAAGCCGCCGAGCCCGACGTCATCGTGGCCAACAACTGGCGTACGTGGATCCCGCCGCGCATCTTCGCGCTCCCCCGCCGGGGCACCCTGAACGTCCACGACTCGCTGCTGCCGAAGTACGCGGGCTTCTCGCCGCTCATCTGGGCCCTCATCAACGGCGAGACCGAGGTGGGCGTCACCGCGCACATGATGAACGACGAGCTGGACGCCGGCGACATCGTCCGGCAGGAGTCCGTCCCGGTCGGCCCGAGGGACACCACCACCGACCTCTTCCACAAGACCGTCGACCTCATCGCCCCCGTCACCACCAAGGCGCTGGCCCTGATCGCGGACGGGCAGACGGAGTTCACCCCGCAGGACCGCTCGCAGGCCACCTTCTTCCACAAGCGCGCCGAGGAGGACATCCGCATCGACTGGAACTGGCCGGCCGAGGACCTGGAGCGCCTGGTGCGCGCCCAGTCGGCCCCGTACCCCAGCGCCTTCACCCACCACCGGGGCAAGCGGATCGAGATCCTGGCCAGTGTGGTCTCCGAGGCGCGTTACGGCGGAACGCCGGGCCGGATCTTCTACCGCGAGGGCGAGGGCGTGGTCATCGTGGCCGGGGCCGACGCCCGCACCGGCCGCAATCACGGCCTGGCCGTCACCCGGGTCCGCACCGAGGACGGCCGCGAGCTGCCCGCGACGGAGTACTTCACCTCCATGGGCGGCTACCTGACCAGCCGCCCCTGACCCCGCATGGGTGTGCCCCCCGGCCCGAGGGCCGGGGGGGGCACACCCATGTGTCCTGCCGGTCAGCCCTTGCGGGGCCGGGTACGGGGCAGCCGGGTCGCCGCCGCCGCGGCGAACAGGCAGAAGCCGAGCACCCACCAGAAGGTGTCACCGAAGGCCGCGGGGACGTCCGCGCCCGTGGCGGCGAGCCGGTTCTCCAGGATCACCGCCACCGCCGCCGTGCCGACCGAACCGCCCACGGTGTTCAGGAGGTTGAGCGCCCCGGCCGCCCGGGGCAGCGGCTCCGGCTCGATCC
Proteins encoded in this window:
- a CDS encoding methionyl-tRNA formyltransferase, whose translation is MRVVMFGYQTWGHRTLQALLDSEHDVVLVVTHPRSEHAYEKIWSDSVADLAEEHGVPVLIRNRPDDDELYEALKAAEPDVIVANNWRTWIPPRIFALPRRGTLNVHDSLLPKYAGFSPLIWALINGETEVGVTAHMMNDELDAGDIVRQESVPVGPRDTTTDLFHKTVDLIAPVTTKALALIADGQTEFTPQDRSQATFFHKRAEEDIRIDWNWPAEDLERLVRAQSAPYPSAFTHHRGKRIEILASVVSEARYGGTPGRIFYREGEGVVIVAGADARTGRNHGLAVTRVRTEDGRELPATEYFTSMGGYLTSRP
- a CDS encoding lysine N(6)-hydroxylase/L-ornithine N(5)-oxygenase family protein, translated to MSQARPGDAAPVHDLIGIGFGPSNVAMAIAISEHNARSGTREAVTAQFFEQQPAFGWHRGMLIDDATMQVSFLKDLVTLRNPSSEFSFLCYLKSKGRLIDFINHKNLFPLRVEFHDYFEWAAAQVDDLVSYDHEVVGVTQVVEDGVVEYLDVTVRSGEGLTVHRARNLVIGTGLRPLVPEGIERGDRVWHNSELLTRVGELDGTSPSRFVVVGAGQSAAENVAYLHRRFPEAEICAVFSRYGYSPADDSSFANKIFDPDAVDEFYAAPENIKRRLMDYHGNTNYSVVDIDLIDDLYRQMYQERVLGTERLRFLNVSRLTAAEATPDTVRATVTSLVTGEETVLDADVVVFATGYSPADPLGLLGEAAEYCLRDEEGRVRVERDYRIATDAALNCGIYLQGGTEHTHGITSALLSNTAIRVGEILDSLLDRSVKDAPDAVRPVAGDGSR